AGGCGCGCCCGCGCAAGGAAGACTCGGCCGAGGTCTATGTCGGCGACGAATTCCTCGGCATCGTCTTCAAGGATGAGGACGACGGCGACTATAATTTCTCGATGGCCATTCTCGACATCGATCTGGCCTA
This region of Mesorhizobium sp. M2A.F.Ca.ET.046.03.2.1 genomic DNA includes:
- a CDS encoding DUF3126 family protein, which gives rise to MKPDEIRKLDAYFKRVFQNPKLQVKARPRKEDSAEVYVGDEFLGIVFKDEDDGDYNFSMAILDIDLA